The following coding sequences lie in one Apostichopus japonicus isolate 1M-3 chromosome 13, ASM3797524v1, whole genome shotgun sequence genomic window:
- the LOC139978623 gene encoding zinc metalloproteinase nas-15-like, translated as MKVASVILTIVLVSYSSCIPLSRDNPIDLVNTELNQVPSFEVNSKLPTPLELNIFGTNQEEDSMEYIFKENQNIDSGIEHYLIEGDIKVDYNVSQVAQNAVRNRNVRWPGGVVPYFIDRSFDAGARQRILAAIDRYHQTTCIRFTPWNGQRDYVHIVPRQGCFSAVGRRGGRQELSVGGACNFHRGTIMHELMHAVGFQHEQTRTDRDQFVTVYYQNIQSGLEYNFVRYNQDTIDHLQTRYDYYSIMHYPMNAFSRNGRPTIVPRQAGVSIGNRNDFSATDILKINRYYECEDTTETEGDETNPDCEETHPNCSAWAARGECSRNPAWMLPNCPVSCQQCRPSSSNCADDNVNCARWASNGECTRNPLYMRTSCRQSCNVC; from the coding sequence ATGAAGGTCGCATCGGTAATTTTAACCATAGTGCTGGTGAGCTACTCATCATGTATACCACTGAGCAGAGACAACCCGATTGATCTTGTTAATACCGAGTTGAATCAAGTGCCCAGTTTTGAGGTTAACTCCAAGCTGCCAACACCACTCGAACTGAACATCTTTGGTACCAACCAGGAGGAGGACAGTATGGAGtacatatttaaagaaaatcaaaacattgaCTCAGGAATTGAACATTATCTGATAGAGGGCGACATCAAAGTCGACTACAACGTTTCTCAGGTTGCCCAGAATGCTGTCCGTAACCGTAATGTACGGTGGCCAGGAGGTGTCGTGCCGTATTTTATCGACCGTTCCTTCGACGCCGGTGCTCGACAAAGAATCCTTGCCGCCATTGACCGTTACCATCAAACAACCTGTATTCGGTTTACTCCTTGGAATGGACAAAGAGATTACGTCCACATCGTACCAAGACAGGGTTGTTTTTCGGCCGTAGGTCGAAGAGGAGGACGCCAAGAACTGTCGGTTGGGGGCGCCTGTAACTTTCACAGAGGAACCATCATGCACGAACTAATGCATGCTGTAGGATTTCAACACGAACAAACAAGAACCGACAGAGATCAATTTGTCACCGTTTATTACCAAAACATCCAGTCTGGATTAGAATACAACTTTGTCAGGTATAACCAGGACACAATTGATCATTTACAAACCCGTTATGACTATTACTCTATCATGCATTATCCAATGAATGCCTTCAGCCGCAACGGACGACCGACTATAGTACCTCGACAGGCGGGAGTTTCCATAGGCAACAGAAACGACTTCAGCGCTACTGATATTCTTAAAATCAATCGTTACTATGAATGTGAGGATACCACCGAGACGGAAGGAGACGAAACCAACCCCGATTGTGAAGAAACTCATCCCAACTGTTCAGCTTGGGCTGCAAGAGGAGAGTGTTCCAGGAATCCTGCTTGGATGCTGCCGAACTGTCCCGTTAGTTGTCAGCAGTGCAGACCGTCATCATCAAACTGTGCAGACGACAACGTCAACTGTGCGAGGTGGGCGAGTAACGGAGAGTGTACGCGAAATCCACTATACATGAGGACATCGTGTAGACAAAGTTGTAACGTATGTTAA
- the LOC139978652 gene encoding zinc metalloproteinase nas-15-like has translation MKIASLILTIVLVSYSSCIPLSRDNPIDLVNGELNQVPSFEVNSKLPTPLELSIFGTNQEEDSMEYIFKENQNIDSGIEHYLIEGDIKVDYNVSQVAQNAVRNRNVRWPGGVVPYFIDRSFDAGARQRILAAIDRYHQTTCIRFTPWNGQRDYVHIVPRQGCFSAVGRRGGRQELSVGGACNFHRGTIMHELMHAVGFQHEQTRTDRDQFVTVYYQNIQSGLEYNFVRYNQDTIDHLQTRYDYYSIMHYPMNAFSRNGRPTIVPRQAGVSIGNRNDFSATDILKINRYYGCEGTTETEGDETNPDCEETHPNCSAWAARGECSRNPAWMLPNCPVSCQQCRPSSSNCADDNVNCARWASNGECTRNPLYMRTSCRQSCNVC, from the coding sequence ATGAAGATTGCATCATTAATTTTAACCATAGTGCTGGTGAGCTACTCGTCCTGTATACCACTGAGCAGAGACAACCCGATTGATCTTGTTAATGGCGAGTTGAATCAAGTGCCCAGTTTTGAGGTTAACTCCAAGCTGCCAACACCACTCGAACTGAGCATCTTTGGTACCAACCAGGAGGAGGACAGTATGGAGtacatatttaaagaaaatcaaaacattgaCTCAGGAATTGAACATTATCTGATAGAGGGCGACATCAAAGTCGACTACAACGTTTCTCAGGTTGCCCAGAATGCTGTTCGTAACCGTAATGTACGGTGGCCAGGAGGTGTCGTGCCGTATTTTATCGACCGTTCCTTCGACGCCGGTGCTCGACAAAGAATCCTTGCCGCCATTGACCGTTACCATCAAACAACCTGTATTCGGTTTACTCCTTGGAATGGACAAAGAGATTACGTCCACATCGTACCAAGACAGGGTTGTTTTTCGGCCGTAGGTCGAAGAGGAGGACGCCAAGAATTGTCGGTTGGGGGCGCCTGTAACTTTCACAGAGGAACCATCATGCACGAACTAATGCATGCTGTAGGATTTCAACACGAACAAACAAGAACCGACAGAGATCAATTTGTCACCGTTTATTACCAAAACATCCAGTCTGGATTAGAGTACAACTTTGTCAGGTATAACCAGGACACTATTGATCATTTACAAACCCGTTATGACTATTACTCTATCATGCATTATCCAATGAATGCCTTCAGCCGCAACGGACGACCGACTATAGTTCCTCGACAGGCGGGAGTTTCCATAGGCAACAGAAACGACTTCAGCGCTACTGATATTCTTAAAATTAATCGTTACTATGGATGTGAGGGTACAACAGAGACGGAAGGAGACGAAACCAACCCCGATTGTGAAGAAACTCATCCCAACTGTTCAGCTTGGGCTGCAAGAGGAGAGTGTTCGAGGAATCCTGCTTGGATGCTACCGAACTGTCCCGTTAGTTGTCAGCAGTGCAGACCGTCTTCATCAAACTGTGCAGACGACAACGTCAACTGTGCGAGGTGGGCGAGTAACGGAGAGTGTACGCGAAATCCACTGTACATGAGGACATCGTGTAGACAAAGTTGTAACGTATGTTAA
- the LOC139979041 gene encoding uncharacterized protein, whose amino-acid sequence MYSSIVFWISLLISLYSLTHGSPLWDADQDNEIENRLELENFEARFYSQLEETDPNSPLEVRGDRPGQANEQSRCDVITGVPNAVRSALRLSSFYSKYTHAYNIPVLGSFRVSDRALQRACYVVRFLLADRPDLRQAMYAKYGRVAIMATNEVTQNIPEHSFLPPFWNTRARGLGGTLQIPVSTGAEENVLCLRSDGYREDIFLHEFAHGIHKIALTTAVAGFNSRLTNAYNSARRRGLWQNTYADDTVDEYFAEGVQSFFNVESPPVFGIHNDIDTREELAAYDPTLYNLIREAFPCMNNIVDRCQNQGQIISQPLRMNCAGTNTGGTGGRPGNQCEDRNQFCPSWASRGECQRNPAYMLPNCPLSCNQCQGWSKPNTGCLMVTVNGGKDSLSSTGVEGTVDKIRHDTSWPSYITVTNSILGNLRNVVVDFDVALYQIISTNRHRITNLQLLKTLSITDRTNGETYTKMKIVSVILTLVLVSYSSCIPLSRENQIDLVNAELNQLPSFEVTSKLPTPLELSIFGTNQEEDSMEYIFKENQNIDSGVEHYLIEGDIKVDYNVSQVAQNAVRNRNVRWPGGVVPYFIDRSFDAGARQRILAAIDRYHQTTCIRFTPWNGQRDYVHIVPRQGCFSAVGRRGGRQELSVGGACNFHRGTIMHELMHAVGFQHEQTRTDRDQFVTVYYQNIQSGLEYNFVRYNQDTIDHLQTRYDYYSIMHYPMNAFSRNGRPTIVPRQAGVSIGNRNDFSATDILKINRYYGCEDTTETGGDETNPDCEETHPNCSAWAASGECSRNPAWMLPNCPVSCQQCRRSSSNCADDNVNCARWASNGECTRNPLYMRTSCRQSCNVC is encoded by the exons atgtattCATCCATTGTTTTCTGGATTAGTCTATTAATATCTCTTTATTCTCTCACTCATGGATCACCATTATGGGATGCCGATCAAGACAATG aaATCGAAAACAGATTAGAATTAGAAAACTTCGAGGCTCGATTTTACAGCCAACTAGAAGAAACAG ATCCAAACAGCCCATTGGAAGTCAGAGGAGATCGACCGGGGCAGGCTAATGAACAATCGagatgtgacgtcatcacaggtGTGCCAAATGCCGTCAGGTCAGCTCTTCGACTTAGTTCGTTTTACAGCAAGTATACGCATGCGTACAACATTCCTGTTCTGGGATCATTTCGTGTGTCTGATAGAGCCTTGCAAAGAGCTTGTTACGTCGTTCGTTTCCTGCTAGCTGACAGACCAGATCTAAGGCAGGCCATGTACGCCAAATATGGACGGGTCGCCATCATGGCCACCAACGAAGTAACACAGAACATTCCCGAACATTCCTTTCTGCCACCATTTTGGAACACCCGAGCGAGGGGTCTTGGAGGTACCCTTCAGATACCCGTGTCTACTGGAGCAGAGGAAAACGTCCTTTGTTTGAGAAGTGACGGATACAGAGAAGACatttttcttcatgaatttgCTCACGGCATTCATAAGATCGCCCTTACAACTGCCGTAGCAGGTTTCAACAGCCGACTCACCAACGCTTATAACAGTGCCAGAAGACGCGGGCTTTGGCAGAACACGTACGCAGACGACACAGTAGATGAGTATTTCGCGGAAGGGGTTCAGAGCTTCTTTAACGTAGAGTCTCCTCCCGTATTCGGAATACACAATGACATCGACACAAGAGAGGAGCTAGCTGCCTACGATCCTACCCTGTATAACCTAATCAGAGAGGCTTTCCCTTGTATGAACAACATCGTAGACCGTTGTCAAAATCAAG GTCAAATTATCAGCCAGCCGTTGAGAATGAACTGTGCTGGGACAAATACTGGAG GTACAGGAGGCCGTCCAGGGAATCAGTGTGAAGATAGAAACCAGTTCTGTCCTTCTTGGGCTTCTCGGGGTGAATGCCAAAGAAATCCAGCCTACATGTTACCAAACTGCCCACTGAGCTGTAATCAATGCCAGGGATG GAGTAAACCGAATACAGGTTGTTTGATGGTAACGGTTAATGGCGGCAAGGATTCTTTGTCGAGCACCGGCGTCGAAGGAACGGTCGATAAAATACGGCACGACACCTCCTGGCCATCGTACATTACGGTTACGAACAGCATTCTGGGCAACCTGAGAAACGTTGTAGTCGACTTTGATGTCGCCCTCTATCAGATAAT CTCGACAAACCGTCATAGAATCACCAATCTTCAGCTACTGAAGACGTTATCAATCACTGACAGAACAAACGGAGAGACGTACACCAAGATGAAGATTGTATCAGTAATTTTAACCTTAGTGCTGGTGAGCTACTCATCCTGTATACCACTGAGCAGAGAAAACCAGATTGATCTTGTTAATGCCGAGTTAAATCAATTGCCCAGTTTTGAGGTTACCTCCAAGCTGCCAACACCCCTCGAACTGAGCATCTTTGGTACCAACCAGGAGGAGGACAGTATGGAGtacatatttaaagaaaatcaaaacattgaCTCAGGAGTTGAACATTATCTGATAGAGGGAGACATCAAAGTCGACTACAACGTTTCTCAGGTTGCCCAGAATGCTGTTCGTAACCGTAATGTACGGTGGCCAGGAGGTGTCGTGCCGTATTTTATCGACCGTTCCTTCGACGCCGGTGCTCGACAAAGAATCCTTGCCGCCATTGACCGTTACCATCAAACAACCTGTATTCGGTTTACTCCTTGGAATGGACAAAGAGATTACGTCCACATCGTACCTAGACAGGGTTGCTTTTCGGCCGTTGGTCGAAGAGGAGGACGTCAAGAACTGTCAGTTGGGGGCGCTTGTAACTTTCACAGAGGAACCATCATGCACGAACTAATGCATGCTGTAGGATTTCAACACGAACAAACAAGAACCGACAGAGATCAATTTGTCACCGTTTATTACCAAAACATCCAGTCTGGATTAGAATACAACTTTGTCAGGTATAACCAGGACACAATTGATCATTTACAAACCCGCTATGACTATTACTCTATCATGCATTATCCAATGAATGCCTTCAGCCGCAACGGACGACCGACTATAGTACCTCGACAGGCGGGAGTTTCCATAGGCAACAGAAACGACTTCAGTGCTACTGATATTCTTAAAATCAATCGTTACTATGGATGTGAGGATACCACCGAGACGGGAGGAGACGAAACCAACCCCGATTGTGAAGAAACTCATCCCAACTGCTCAGCGTGGGCTGCAAGTGGAGAGTGTTCAAGGAATCCTGCTTGGATGCTACCGAACTGTCCCGTTAGTTGTCAGCAGTGCAGACGGTCATCCTCAAACTGTGCAGACGACAACGTCAACTGTGCGAGGTGGGCGAGTAACGGAGAGTGTACGCGAAATCCACTATACATGAGGACATCGTGTAGACAGAGTTGTAACGTATGTTAA
- the LOC139978853 gene encoding zinc metalloproteinase nas-15-like, which translates to MKIASVILTIVLVSYSSCIPLSRDNPIDLINAELNKVPNFEVNSKLPTPLELSIFGTNQEEDSMEYIFKENKKIDSGVEHYLIEGDIKVDYNVSQVAQNAVRNRNVRWPGGVVPYFIDRSFDAGARQRILAAINRYHQTTCIRFTPWNGQRDYVHIVPRQGCFSAVGRRGGRQELSVGGTCNFHRGTIMHELMHAVGFQHEQTRTDRDQFVTVYYQNIQSGLEYNFVRYNQDTIDHLQTRYDYYSIMHYPMNAFSRNGRPTIVPRQAGVSIGNRNDFSATDILKINRYYGCEDTTETEGDETNPDCEETHPNCSAWAASGECSRNPAWMLPNCPVSCQQCRPSSSNCADDNVNCARWASNGECTRNPLYMRTSCRQSCNVC; encoded by the coding sequence ATGAAGATCGCATCGGTAATTTTAACCATAGTGCTGGTGAGCTACTCATCCTGTATACCACTGAGCAGAGACAACCCGATTGATCTTATTAATGCCGAGTTGAATAAAGTGCCCAATTTTGAGGTTAACTCCAAGCTGCCAACACCCCTCGAACTGAGCATCTTTGGTACCAACCAGGAGGAAGACAGTATGGAGtacatatttaaagaaaataaaaaaattgactcAGGAGTTGAACATTATCTGATAGAGGGCGACATCAAAGTCGACTACAACGTTTCTCAGGTTGCCCAGAATGCTGTTCGTAACCGTAATGTACGATGGCCAGGAGGTGTCGTGCCGTATTTTATCGACCGTTCCTTCGACGCCGGTGCTCGACAAAGAATCCTTGCCGCCATTAACCGTTACCATCAAACAACCTGTATTCGGTTTACTCCTTGGAATGGACAAAGAGATTACGTCCACATCGTACCTAGACAGGGTTGCTTTTCGGCGGTTGGTCGAAGAGGAGGACGCCAAGAACTGTCAGTTGGGGGCACCTGTAACTTTCACAGAGGAACCATCATGCACGAACTAATGCATGCTGTAGGATTTCAACACGAACAAACAAGAACCGACAGAGACCAATTTGTCACCGTTTATTACCAAAACATCCAGTCTGGATTAGAGTACAACTTTGTCAGGTATAACCAGGACACGATTGATCATTTACAAACCCGTTATGACTATTACTCTATCATGCATTATCCAATGAATGCCTTCAGCCGCAACGGACGACCGACTATAGTACCTCGACAGGCGGGAGTTTCCATAGGCAACAGAAACGACTTCAGCGCTACTGATATTCTTAAAATTAATCGCTATTATGGATGTGAGGATACCACCGAGACGGAAGGAGACGAAACCAACCCCGATTGTGAAGAAACTCATCCCAACTGTTCAGCGTGGGCTGCAAGTGGGGAGTGTTCGAGGAATCCTGCTTGGATGCTACCAAACTGTCCCGTTAGTTGTCAGCAGTGCAGACCGTCTTCATCAAATTGTGCAGACGACAACGTCAACTGTGCAAGGTGGGCGAGTAACGGAGAGTGTACGCGAAATCCACTGTACATGAGGACATCGTGTAGACAGAGTTGTAACGTATGTTAA
- the LOC139978977 gene encoding neurotrypsin-like has protein sequence MVYTLRIFLLATINLSLSRCGREPLEGDVRLIGSTVHSEDQPVVGRLDIYHNGTWGTISKSGWSKSASDTVCRQLGLSFTGQVSYKTFEQTEGKVWLQGSDLMCENNSTHIRDCKVNKWDCNGCRHVNDLAIACHAVRLVGGPSEFEGRVEIFRKDIWGTVCDDRWDDTDAAVVCRQLDLSDRGTAVNKAEYGRGVGAIMVDEAGCIGTEEYLDECTKGEWKKHDCTHQEDAGVKCQGVRLVGSDSHSSGRVLMFLNGTWGTVCGDGWDDTDATNLCQQLDLGNTGFAVQGSQFNESFTTWKAVVNCISNETSLRDCPRIEQMEQTNCPGGEDAGVICSAVCSSQPCHNGAACIPESTGYKCACTLGYSGIRCEFSPSKNQSSLFQVGVITGLAILTIAVIILSIVNIKQRTSSSSMQQPQQQQPLGKMDSLGSYEVMGQSKEPASNYVMRRNEPPLSDQAIYGNDAVSRRIVL, from the exons ATGGTTTACACTTTACGGATATTCCTGTTAGCAACAATAAACTTATCCTTGTCAAGATGTGGACGGGAACCCCTTGAAGGAG ATGTTCGTCTTATTGGTTCAACCGTGCACTCCGAAGATCAACCAGTTGTTGGTCGTTTGGACATATACCATAACGGTACTTGGGGAACCATATCAAAAAGTGGATGGTCCAAATCAGCTTCAGATACCGTATGTCGTCAGCTGGGCCTTAGTTTTACTGGTCAGGTGTCCTACAAGACTTTCGAACAAACCGAAGGAAAAGTATGGTTGCAAGGGTCGGACTTAATGTGCGAAAATAACAGTACTCATATACGAGATTGCAAGGTGAATAAATGGGATTGTAATGGCTGTAGGCATGTTAATGACCTTGCTATAGCTTGCCATG CCGTACGACTTGTAGGAGGACCCTCTGAATTTGAAGGACGGGTAGAGATCTTCCGGAAGGACATCTGGGGTACAGTTTGTGATGACCGCTGGGATGACACCGACGCTGCCGTTGTCTGTCGCCAGCTGGATCTAAGCGACAGGGGTACAGCTGTGAACAAAGCGGAGTACGGCAGAGGGGTCGGTGCCATCATGGTAGATGAGGCAGGATGTATAGGGACTGAAGAATACTTGGATGAATGCACCAAAGGTGAATGGAAAAAACATGATTGCACACACCAAGAAGATGCTGGGGTCAAATGTCAAG GAGTTCGGCTAGTTGGAAGCGACTCTCATTCGTCTGGGCGCGTCCTTATGTTCCTTAACGGTACCTGGGGCACTGTTTGCGGGGATGGTTGGGACGACACCGATGCCACTAACTTATGCCAACAGCTAGACCTGGGGAATACTGGCTTTGCCGTACAAGGATCTCAATTTAACGAGTCATTTACTACTTGGAAAGCTGTTGTCAACTGTATCAGTAATGAAACCTCATTGCGAGACTGTCCCCGGATTGAACAGATGGAGCAAACTAACTGTCCCGGTGGAGAAGACGCAGGGGTCATTTGCTCTG CTGTTTGTTCGAGTCAACCATGCCATAACGGGGCAGCGTGTATCCCCGAATCAACGGGTTACAAGTGCGCCTGTACGTTAGGTTATTCTGGGATAAGGTGCGAGTTCTCACCGTCTAAAAATCAGA GTTCCTTGTTTCAAGTGGGGGTGATCACTGGATTAGCAATCCTTACCATTGCCGTGATTATCCTGTCGATTGTCAATATCAAGCAGAGAACCTCGTCGTCGTCCATGCAACAGCCGCAACAGCAACAACCGCTTGGAAAAATGGACTCATTGGGGAGCTATGAAGTCATGGGACAGAGTAAAGAACCAGCCAGTAATTACGTAATGAGGCGTAATGAACCGCCTCTTTCCGACCAAGCGATATATGGAAACGACGCCGTCTCACGCCGTATAGTATTATGA